The following are from one region of the bacterium genome:
- a CDS encoding LuxR C-terminal-related transcriptional regulator, translated as MINITKRTKMKIEDDLRESEERFRSVVDNIGIGVSLIGPAMEILSMNKQMRKWFPDIDITKKPVCYRAFNKPPRKNICNYCPTCKTLKDGRVHESVTDTPAGGKIINYRIISSAIKNKEGKIIAAIEIVEDITKRKEVEDALRKSKEELHKQKLALEQKNLALKEMIEYIERTKIDMKENIAINVNELLLPILKKLKIKGASSKYINLLQYHLENLVSSFGRKITEKTTKLTAREIEICNMLKGGFTSKDVSELLNISRQTIEKHRKNIRRKLNISNEKVNLISFLQRL; from the coding sequence ATGATAAATATTACTAAACGCACGAAAATGAAAATAGAGGATGATTTAAGGGAGTCAGAAGAAAGATTTAGGAGTGTGGTAGATAATATTGGTATCGGTGTATCGCTCATCGGTCCGGCCATGGAAATATTATCCATGAATAAACAAATGAGAAAATGGTTTCCAGATATCGATATTACCAAAAAACCGGTTTGTTACCGGGCTTTTAATAAACCGCCCAGAAAAAATATATGCAATTATTGCCCAACCTGTAAGACATTAAAAGACGGCCGGGTCCATGAATCAGTTACCGACACACCTGCAGGCGGTAAAATTATTAATTATAGAATAATTTCTTCTGCAATTAAAAATAAAGAAGGAAAGATTATTGCAGCGATAGAGATAGTAGAAGATATTACCAAGCGCAAAGAGGTGGAAGATGCCCTGAGAAAGTCTAAGGAAGAACTACATAAACAGAAATTGGCTTTGGAACAGAAAAATCTGGCTCTTAAAGAAATGATAGAGTATATTGAAAGAACGAAAATTGATATGAAAGAAAATATAGCAATTAATGTAAATGAGTTATTGCTGCCAATTTTAAAAAAACTTAAAATAAAAGGGGCGTCTTCCAAGTATATTAATTTACTCCAGTATCATTTGGAAAATTTGGTTTCTTCCTTTGGACGTAAGATTACGGAAAAAACCACTAAATTAACAGCCCGGGAAATCGAAATTTGTAATATGTTAAAAGGCGGTTTTACAAGCAAAGATGTCTCGGAGCTTTTAAATATTTCCCGGCAGACAATCGAGAAACACCGTAAAAATATAAGAAGAAAGTTAAACATATCTAACGAAAAGGTTAATTTAATTTCTTTCCTGCAAAGACTCTAA
- a CDS encoding glycogen-binding domain-containing protein, producing the protein MAKKIFSRERKVIFHLDAPDANDVLLTGDFNSWNEAGLKMKKNQNGKWSVEVNLEPGKYEYKFIVDGRWWTDPLNTETVTNSFGSLNSVKEVEF; encoded by the coding sequence ATGGCGAAGAAAATATTTAGCAGAGAGAGAAAAGTGATATTCCACCTTGATGCACCTGACGCAAACGATGTATTGTTAACAGGTGATTTTAATTCGTGGAATGAAGCCGGCTTAAAAATGAAAAAGAATCAAAACGGGAAATGGAGTGTAGAAGTAAACCTTGAACCGGGTAAATATGAGTATAAATTTATTGTTGATGGCCGGTGGTGGACAGACCCATTAAATACCGAGACCGTTACAAATTCATTTGGTTCTTTAAATTCAGTAAAAGAAGTAGAATTCTGA
- a CDS encoding glycosyltransferase family 4 protein, which produces MRIAIFSWESAHSIYIGGVAIHVTELAAALERKGHEVHVFTRMGRSNHSLYERIEGVHYHRCPFASSPDFIEEINNMCRSFVDTFFQTEDYIGHFDIIHAHDWLTTNALAWIKIGRPRKSVITIHSTEYGRCGNNFFDGNSKRIRHLEWYGTYCADKVIAVSQSLKNEIMWIYNVPDGKINVIYNGINCRNYDGWIDVASVRRRYDIGPMDPMVLFVGRMVYQKGIDILIEAVPYILRFYNNAKFVFIGDGGMRRSIEERARQLGVSYATRFLGHHNGNGITDIYKATDCVCVPSRNEPFGIVILEAWSADKPVIASVHGGPSEIVWHDVNGLKIYPNVDSVAWGVGTLFSNFEHARWMGRNGRAAVETAFSWDVIVNQVLTVYNN; this is translated from the coding sequence ATGAGAATAGCTATTTTTTCGTGGGAATCTGCTCACTCTATATATATAGGTGGTGTGGCGATTCATGTTACTGAACTTGCGGCCGCCCTGGAGAGAAAGGGCCACGAAGTTCATGTGTTCACGCGAATGGGTAGGTCTAACCATTCTCTATATGAGCGCATAGAAGGTGTTCATTATCATAGGTGTCCTTTTGCTTCAAGCCCGGATTTTATAGAAGAAATAAATAACATGTGCCGTTCATTTGTGGATACATTTTTTCAAACTGAGGATTATATAGGGCATTTTGATATAATCCATGCGCATGATTGGTTGACCACCAATGCGTTGGCCTGGATAAAAATCGGGAGGCCCCGAAAGTCGGTAATTACCATTCATTCTACTGAATATGGGAGGTGCGGTAATAACTTTTTCGATGGTAATTCAAAAAGAATAAGGCATCTTGAGTGGTATGGAACATATTGCGCTGATAAAGTTATTGCAGTATCGCAATCTTTAAAAAATGAGATTATGTGGATATACAATGTGCCTGATGGAAAGATTAATGTCATATATAATGGTATAAATTGCAGAAATTATGACGGCTGGATAGATGTTGCGTCTGTCCGGAGAAGATATGATATAGGTCCGATGGATCCAATGGTATTATTTGTAGGAAGAATGGTGTATCAAAAGGGCATTGACATTTTAATAGAGGCTGTGCCATACATACTTAGATTTTATAATAACGCAAAATTTGTTTTTATAGGTGATGGAGGAATGCGCCGGTCCATTGAGGAGAGAGCCCGGCAGTTAGGCGTAAGTTATGCAACCAGATTTCTCGGACATCATAACGGAAACGGCATTACAGATATTTATAAAGCTACAGATTGTGTTTGTGTGCCCAGCAGGAATGAACCCTTTGGAATTGTTATTCTTGAAGCATGGAGTGCAGATAAGCCAGTGATTGCGAGTGTCCATGGCGGCCCGTCAGAAATAGTATGGCATGATGTTAATGGGTTAAAGATTTATCCAAATGTAGACTCTGTGGCATGGGGTGTAGGAACTTTATTTTCCAATTTTGAACATGCGCGGTGGATGGGTAGAAATGGACGTGCCGCAGTTGAAACAGCATTTTCATGGGATGTAATAGTAAATCAGGTGTTGACAGTTTATAACAATTAG
- a CDS encoding YiiX/YebB-like N1pC/P60 family cysteine hydrolase, which yields MRKSKMINISFSIFLVLFFLFSPLSAEIIPPAELDNTVLTEKIRKDVKMLVVYRDGLVTIMNFLKTEPVFSSVKKEGSKQRSMPTREEKEVLWNTWKSFLDYYIALDSLKQYYSKFNDIKDDKLKKDSFSIFHSAFIVQYRFALDFISEIEKNPHFDTVLNEPVVELGLPEKTYDNFKFEFLNMIKASEFAALNIVRKFYGKSDIDEIIEQDKKKIWDAGKGKGEVLTIKNAFDVIGKIGSSVFIPVQEGVSTWMGDTRVRRKGESLISQEQIAGMLPELQPGDILLERREWYISNIGLPGFWTHAALFIGSPKDRKKYFETEEIKNWVKEQGQKDGDFEELLKSKYPKAYELSLKQQEEGHIPRVLEAIGEGVSFTTLEHSGAADSLGVLRPKLAKIEKANALLRAFQYSGRPYDFNFDFLTDAELVCSELIYKVYEPSKDYNGLKLPLDKVIGRLLLSPNEICRIFDNELNSGNQQMAFVLFLDGNEKQDKAIETGADEFRKSWKRPKWHIIVQKSADEKQEK from the coding sequence ATGAGAAAATCAAAAATGATTAATATCTCATTTAGTATATTTCTGGTTTTGTTTTTTCTATTTTCACCGCTGTCCGCTGAAATAATTCCTCCGGCTGAACTGGATAATACAGTTTTGACTGAAAAAATCCGTAAGGATGTAAAAATGCTTGTTGTTTACAGGGACGGGTTGGTAACGATAATGAATTTCTTAAAAACTGAGCCGGTTTTTTCATCCGTGAAAAAAGAAGGTTCAAAACAGCGGTCTATGCCGACGCGCGAAGAAAAGGAAGTCCTCTGGAATACATGGAAAAGTTTTCTGGACTATTATATCGCGCTGGATTCTCTTAAACAATACTACAGTAAATTCAATGATATCAAAGATGACAAGTTAAAAAAAGATTCGTTTTCAATTTTTCATTCTGCCTTTATTGTCCAATACCGGTTTGCGCTTGATTTTATCAGTGAGATAGAAAAAAATCCGCATTTTGATACCGTTCTTAATGAACCTGTGGTTGAGCTGGGTTTACCTGAAAAAACATACGACAATTTTAAATTTGAATTTCTGAATATGATAAAAGCGAGTGAATTTGCCGCTTTGAATATTGTCCGGAAATTTTATGGAAAATCTGATATTGATGAAATTATAGAACAAGATAAAAAGAAAATCTGGGACGCGGGGAAAGGGAAAGGAGAGGTTTTAACAATAAAAAACGCATTTGATGTTATTGGAAAAATTGGTTCTTCAGTTTTTATACCTGTCCAGGAGGGAGTTTCGACATGGATGGGAGATACCCGTGTAAGGCGTAAAGGAGAATCACTGATTTCACAGGAACAGATTGCGGGAATGCTTCCTGAACTGCAGCCGGGTGATATCTTGCTTGAAAGGCGGGAATGGTATATATCTAATATAGGATTGCCCGGATTTTGGACCCACGCTGCGCTTTTTATCGGTTCACCCAAAGATAGAAAAAAATATTTTGAGACCGAGGAAATAAAAAACTGGGTAAAAGAACAGGGGCAAAAAGACGGAGATTTTGAAGAACTGCTTAAATCAAAATATCCAAAAGCTTATGAATTAAGCCTTAAACAGCAGGAAGAAGGGCATATCCCGCGCGTTTTGGAAGCTATTGGAGAAGGTGTTTCATTTACAACTCTCGAGCATTCAGGAGCCGCGGATTCATTAGGAGTATTGCGCCCGAAATTGGCTAAAATTGAAAAAGCGAACGCCTTGTTAAGGGCTTTTCAATATAGCGGCAGGCCGTATGATTTTAATTTTGATTTTTTAACGGACGCGGAACTGGTTTGTTCCGAGCTTATTTACAAGGTGTATGAACCCTCAAAAGATTATAATGGTTTAAAACTTCCGCTGGATAAGGTCATAGGCCGCCTGCTTCTTTCCCCGAATGAAATCTGCCGTATTTTTGACAATGAATTAAACTCCGGGAATCAGCAGATGGCTTTTGTTTTGTTTCTTGACGGAAATGAAAAACAAGACAAGGCGATAGAAACAGGCGCGGACGAATTCAGAAAAAGC